The nucleotide sequence TTGTAACCACCACGCTGCTGGCTAAATTACACTACAACAATATTGAGATTTCATGGGTTAAAAACACCATTAGAGTTATTGTGGGAGAGCGTTTAGTCAATATGGCTCAATTTATTAATAATATTGAATCTACTAACCGCTAACCGCTAACCGCCTCGCTGTGGTTCTACTCTTCTAGCCTTAACGCCAATGCAGTACGCAGACAGCTTAAGGCTAGGCTTATTTCTTTCTACTCCCTGACAGTTTTGCCATGTTATAGGTGTCTTGGTTGATGTGTGAATTTAGACCGTTCATGCTCAGGGATAACGTACTTAACCATTTCTTTTTCACACGCTCCGAAAGAGTGAAAATTGTTGCGCCCTTGTCTTAAGGTTATAGCGTGATTGGGGCCCGAAGGTACATCCACATTATCTAGGTCTTGCCCATCATCTTCCCAAAAGCAAATTGGGCAGATTAAATCGGCCCCACGCTCAGGAAGCGAGAGGTAATCGCAGCACGGACATTGCTCATGCAGAGCAGCACGTTTAGGCTCGTACCACCGAATTCGTCTGTTTTTGAGGAAGCTGACGATTTTACCTAACATTTTTACTCAACATTGCAGAGCCTTATAAATTCTTAAACAGTAAAGCAGATTTATGAGTTAAAACATCGCGAAAAATGGAAAGACGCACGTTATCTATTCCTTAGTGAGAAGTCGTGCTATGACCATAATTATCGCTCACATAATCGCTTTCAAAATCGGCATTAATGGCTAACGATTGGCTAAAGGTGCTTTTCGCCATCTTTTTATCGCCTTGCGAAAGATAAGCAAATGCCAGGCTGTCGTATACCTGCGGGGCCTCTGGGAACAGTGAAACCAAATACTCAAACATATCAAACGCCTCAGCCCATGATTCTGTTTTAATCAGTTCCATGCCTAATTCATTAATGGTGCGACCGATAAATCGTGTATAACCGCTATCACTGTAAGCTTGCTGGAAGTGCTTGGCAAACCCCTGTTTTCCATACTTTTGGTAATACTCAAAGGCAAAGTTTTTTTCTAGTTGTCTAATTGCCTCATATTCACCTTGTGTAAGAAAAGACAGCACTCTACCTGATATGTACTCTGCAACTAAGTGATCAGTGTTTGCCAACACGACGATTTCATACCCATTGAGCAAGTCAATATCTACTGCAGCGCTCACTCCCAGCCCTCCACCATATGCACCCCATTGGGAACCATCCATGCCAAATAATCTACGATTAAGTGAATCTGTGTTTTCCAGTAATTTATTGGTATAAAAGAGCGCGTGATAAAACCTTTGCACATCTTCAACGGTAGATTCAATGCCACCATCAGGACTTGGGTGCTCAGTCACACCAACGTGTCTTAACACGCTGTCATACTGGTAGGCATATCGCTTAGATTGATGTTGGTGAAGCGCCAGAGGCCTAAACGTCGTGGACGACATCCCAATACGATTAAAGATATCGTCTTGCAGTAATACCTCGAATGGTTTACCCGTAACTTTTTCAAGAATGACACCTAACACGACATAGCCATAATTAGAATACTTACGGTCAGTGCCCGGTTCGAATAGAAGCGGTCTGTTTATTAACAGTTTTAATTTCTTGTCGAGCGTATCAAAGGCCAGCGGATTCTCGCGATACTCGGCCACAAAAATATCAGCAAAACCGGCGCGATGATTGAGTAAATGCTCAATGGTGATTTCATCAATATTATCCTGCATGAACCCCAAATCAAAAGTAACCAGCTTATCGTTCAAGGTTAACTTGCCTGCTTGAATTTGCTGCAAGATAAGAACCTTAGTGAAGTCTTTGACGATTGAACCGAGATTAAAGCGGGTTTTAGCACTGTTCTTAATTTGGTTTTCTATATCCTGAAAACCATAGGACGATAAAAACACCTTTTCGCCATCTTTTGTAATCAGCAGATTACCCGAGAACCATCCCATCTGATGATATTGCATGGCAATCCTGTTCGCGACCTCAGGAATGCTCGTGTTTTTATCTTGCTGCTTATTCTCGAATGTAAGCGCGAATGAGCAACCGCTAAAGAATAAAGCACCGGCTAACAGAAGATTACGAACCATTTGATGAATACCTATGTGTGTTAAAAAACTCGCGAAGTCCCAGTACATTTTTACATTTTGTCGATAAATATATCGTCATCAACAATATAACCGTAATTGCGAAGGGAAGCCTCATATTTACTAGAAAAAATGGGTGCTGGGTATACACCCTCTATAAAGACGAGATATGACGTGCCACAAAGCACGGGGAATACAGCGTTGCAAGGCTGAAGCCAACTCGCGTCAATGTTGCATTCATGCGCTCGATGCAGGGTTGTTATTTAAAACAACAGCGGAAAGCTGGTTTAACACTAGATTGATGCCAGTATTGACCAAATGGGTAACACACCGTGAGCCTATTCCTTTACCTGTGACATTTCGCCCGAATCGATAGCCAATTTCAGCAGTGCCATTGGGGTGAACTTCTTTAATGTTGGCGCGAGCAATTATGCAGTTGTTTTGAACAAGCACATAGGAATAAGTGAGTCAGCCAGATGTTAGCGCCTTGTTAGGCATAGTAGCTTTCCACGAAGTACGTGACACCTAGTGAAACGATAATGAAAGTCGCATTGATTGAAGCCCGAATAAACCAAGCAAGATGCCCATAAGATGTGCCTGCTTTTTGTGACGCTATAACCATTAAGCCCATTAATCCAAACCACGGCGTAAAAAATACAATGATATTCCATTTTACAACTGAGACCGCCAAATCATGAAGCGCTCCGCTGACTAAAAATGTGATAAGAATAGAAAGGGAAATAGGAAGAAAAGAGGCTAGCGGTCGCATGACATTGCGGGATAAGTAGTAGCTCCAGATGGGGTTCCAATACTGCCAAAAAATGGGGAAAGATTTTGCTCCGAAAGAACGTGAAAGCATGTTTCTCATAGAGTGACTTGCACCCAATGGAACTCCATTTCGCTTTTTAACGTACTGTGAAAGTGACAATGTGCTTCGCATGGTGGATTCCATATGTTAACGCCTCATTCAGAGGCAACAAAATAGTTGTCTTTTGTCCTGCTGCAATTGTCCACTTCCCCTTTAATGGGGCAGTTCTAAATTAGCGTTTTCGCCGTTTTTCCAACTAATTTAACATAAGTTCCGGACCCCGCCACCTACCGCAATTCCTAATACAGTCCACACAACTGCGTCTAGCGAACGAAGTGAGTGTGTTGATTGGGTAGTTATGCGTTGCGCTCACTCATTCCTCTGACAACAAAGAAGTAATAAACTAAAAAGCCTAACCATGAAAAGAATAGTGAAACGAGGCACCAAACTAATTTTTGTACTCCCTTAGCTTTCTCTGATGTTAGGGCAATTAGTACTGGTAAAAGGGTTAGGCTGAAAAGCATAATAAAAATGATAATTTGCCAAATACTCATGTTAAAAAAGAACTCCTTATCTTTTGTCCCTCGCGAACGCAGCGAGTGTTAATGCGTATGTTAGTTTTTATGCTACTACAAACAGTGAATAAATTAACAACCACAGAATTTGAAACCCGTAACTAAGCCTTTGGTAAAGGCCAGGTACACTTTTAAGTTCAAGTGCTTTTGTTAGTTTATAAGAAAAATACAAACAGCCACAGATACACAAAGCGGAAAGGTATCGAAGTGGTATGGAATAAAAACTAGAAAAAGTCACTATTAACGGCGCAATGATGAATGAAACGAGCATAATTAAGCCTGACCACGTGTGTATTTTGCAACTTGGGGAAGGTGAAGGAGTATATGCGTCGGCGTCCATCGGAAAGAAGCCACAAACCCAAGTACACACACCGTGGATAACTACCATTACGCCTATGGCTACAGTGGGTAAATGAGGCTGATGGGTGATAATCAAGTAATACCCAAAAAGAACGAACAACGCACCTAAAGGGTAGTTATTTATTGCAGGCGACAGTTTTTGGGTAGGGCTACCAAAAGCGCCGAGTTCACTACAAAACTGTTTTGAATGGCTGTAGTTTGGATAAAAGCGAGAGGCAATATAAATACCTATCACAATCCAAATCGAAGCAATGATCCCCGCGTAAGCCAAAATATTATTCAAACCTAATTCCTCCTTGAAACACTAACGGCCCGTAAAACGGGAAAAAATACGTAGGCTATAATACTGAGCGAAGCAAAGGGAGCCTACGTGTTTTTGTCCCAAGGAACGCCAGCGACTGAGTTAATGCGTTTGTTAGTTGCCGTAAATTAAATAGGCGTGCTAACATCTGTGTGTACATTTCATAAGGAGTTTACCATGGATACCCGTATTCAGTTTAGAGTAGATGAAGAAACTAAACGGCTAGCTCAGACAATGGCCGAAAGCCAAGGACGCACTTTAAGTGACGCTTGTAGAGAGCTTACGGAAGAACTCGCTGAACAGCAACGAAAAATAATTACTCATGATCAGTGGCTTACTGAAGAGATTAATGCCGCGTTCAGTAAATTAGAGAGTGGGCAAAGCAAGTTCATCAGTCATGAAGAAGCGAACTTGGACATGGAAGCTCGAAAAATGAAAATTAGGAATAAAGCCAAAAAATGATCTTATGGGAAAAAAGTTCGTTGGACGATCGTGAGGCTATTTTCGAATTTTTATACGAATTTAACCCATTAGCAGCAGAACAAACTGATGCAATAATAGAGAAGAAAGTTGAAAACTTGAACCAGCAACCTCTTATGGGAGTAGAGAGAGAGGGTATACCGGGAAGATTGTTAATAATTCCAGAGCTTTCAATGATTGTTTCATATTTCAGAAAAGACGACATTATTCACATTCTTCGAGTTTTACACCAAAAGCAAAAATTTCCTGTAGGCAACTAACGCTAAGCTTTGGGGCGCAGATGCGTGGGGCATAATGGCGAAGCCGCCCCACGTATAGGCGTCCCAGCGAACGAAGTGAGCGGCAACAGCGTATTGTTAGCTGCCATGGCCTACTCCCCGCTGTTTCATATAATTTGCGAGCTGAACTGAATCGTTGTTTTGGCTACCAAGTAATGCTTTATAAACGCCAACTTGATCTTCGCTTTTCTTGTGCTGACCCAGTTTTTCTTTTCCGTGAATTTCGGTTACAACTACTTTGAATCCAACCACTGCCTTTAATAATCTTTGAATATATTCTTGCGGCATGAGTTCTGAGCTATCTAATATCTCAGGCTCGTACTTATGAACTAATGAGTTTATTGCCCTTAGCGTTTCAGTTGCATCCAGTTCATGAAATATTCCAAAACAATGCACTGACGCGTAGTTCCATGTTGGGACCGCTGGTTTTGAAGAATACCAAGTAGGAGAAATATATGAATGCGGCCCATTAAATAGAACAGATACTTTCTTTCCAGATAAATCTTTCCATTGTGGGTTAGCTCGAGCCATGTGCCCAATTATGCAGCCACTTTCATTTTCTGAGGTATCAAAAATTAGAGGAAGGCGCGTTGCCTCTAAATCTTGAGTGATTAACGTACCAAAACCAAACTCCGATATAAACGCACTAATTGAATGAATATCTGGCATTTCCATGTTTTTTGGGGTGTACATTCAAGTCCTTAATGCTAATGGCAGCTAACACCGTTTTAAGCGGCGATTTACCGTTCTTGTAAATTGTCCGCTTTAAAACTTTTGTTAGGTGCTGTCACTACATTTACTTAGTCTAATGATTAAGAAACACGATACAATTACTAAAACAACACCAAAAGCGATAAGTTGCCAATTCGTATGCAAAAGATCCAAACTATACCGGTATGAGCGCCAACTACTGCCGTCACTGCTATAAATTGGTGATGCCAGCCATCGGTAAACTCGAAACAATTCCCTATATGTCCCAACTAACAAAAAGCATCCACCTGTTAGAAACGAAATCCTAGCAACCCAAACTACTAATTGTAATTGCGGATGATGAACTTTATTGAAAGGTAAAATATTCAATTATCCTCCTTGACCCTAACGACTTAATGTGCGGAAAAAATCCTTTAGGTAAGATGGAATATATCCACCTATTACCCTTATGATTAGTCCCACTTTTGCATTAAAAAGTTTTGGGATCAACATCATTATTCACAAGTACTGAAGTCATTAAATTTAAATACGGAAAGTTTCTTGTTTATTTTAGTAGGCAGCCCGACTCTTGCGTTAACCTGACATAGGTATTCAGTAAAGCACGTATAGCTGCCATGCATATTAAGGCAGTGTGTTCACGATGACTTAAAATTTTTTCGCTTCACTTTCAGTCACTTTTTCTACTTTCTCGGCGCGTTACCTAAGGTTAAGTCTTGGCACATCATAGCGAGTAGACCTATTGACGTTGTTAAGCCTAAGCTTGATAGAAGCTAGAGTGTGCCCATTCGCTCAGGTCTACTGTAAAACTCTGTTACGAGCGCACCCATTAATATTCAACGATTTGTTGTTTATTAAGCAATACGATTTTTGGTTTGATTGAAAAAGGCGAAATAGGGCATATACGTATAGGCTACTTAGCATCGGCGTGTTTTAGCTTTATAGGGAAATTGGTTAGGTTGTTCTCCACACAATTTCCAAATGTGCGTGTCCAGCTTGTAGAGATGACCTCACAAGAGCAAATTAACGCATTCGATAAGCATGAAATAGATGTTGGATTTTCTCGCCCTATCCCTAGCAATATGAATACGCGGCTAGATTGTCTCAATATCTATAATGACCGATTAGTTGTAGTTGTTCCTGAACTACATGCATTATCGACATATGAACACATCGCGATATCTGATTTAAAAGATGAAAACATAATATTACTCAACCGAATGAGTGCAGTAGGGCTTTTCAATAAAATAAGTGGAATATTTCATCAAGAAAAAATAAACCCTAACATCATTAGCCAACCTTCTAATATGCAAACTTTGTTAACGGAAGTCTCGGCTGAGTTGGGAATAGCCATTGCGCCTTCCTGTGTTGCAAACCTCTATACAAAAGGGTGTCTACTCGTGCCATTGATGGGGGCAGAGATTAAAGTTCCGCTTGAAATTCAATATATGACAAACAATACCAGCATCATTGTTGAGGAGTTTGTGAAAATGACTATTCAAAATAAAAAAGCTAATCAACGACTTGAGTTAATGCCGGATATCTTAGTGATGCTTCTTTATTTTAAATAAATGCCTGTAATAGGCTTATAGGTAGGCTCTCAATACTCTGTCTTGTCTTTAAACTCACACAAATCTTCGATAATACAAGAACCACATCTTGGTTTACGGGCAATACAGGTGTAACGTCCGTGCAAAATCAGCCAGTGGTGCACATCCACTTTAAATTCTTTAGGCACCACTTTTAGCAGCTTTTCTTCTACTTTTTCGACGGTCTTACCCATGGCGAATTTTGTGCGGTTACTTACGCGATAGATGTGGGTGTCTACTGCTATGGTAGGCCAGCCTAAAGACATTGGTGATAGATAGAAATACCTGCCCTTTGGCGTGAGGAACTGCTCAAAATGAGTTTTGAATGCTAACAATGTAGGAGTATATTTACGTTTATTGACGCCTAAAAGTTTCTAGTTTTACCAACCTCAATTGCGGTCCCAATATATGAGTAGCAACTTCCGGTTAATAAAAGATTTAATGCTACCGCTCATTACTAACAGCAAAACACTGAGTAAAAATATACAAATAAGAATACTCTCCTCACATTGAGCTGTTCAAATATTGTGCTACCATGATTGGAGTAAATTTTACTAGGTCTGATTTAATTGCCGCTCACGGATGTCATATAATGTAAGGGACTATTCAATGAAACTTATCATCGTTTTTACCGCTTTAATCTCGCTATCGGCCTATGCAAATCAAATTAACGATCAGACTAATTCAAACCTAAATTCTAAGCCACCTCAAGTCCTGCAACAACTCTCTTCTGTTGAAAGAAGTATAAAATATGGTGAGTCGCACAGTTACTTAATAGAGACAAAGGGTAGTCACTTTATTTTCGGTGAAGTGGAGCAAGACAGCATTGACGTTAAAATTCAGGTATTTGCACCCAATGGTTTAGAAATCAACGCCTTTAATGAAACTAAAGTTGGTTATGAACCCTTCATCATTGATACCCAAATAAGTGGACAATATAAGATATTGCTGAGCGCGTCCGAAAAAGATTCTAGCGGTATGTACTCAATTAGGCTTATCCGCAATGAAGTCATAGCCTCTGATCTTAATAAACGCTTAGAACAGCTCTTGAGTCCTTATGATAAACAAACTACGCCAGGTGCGGTTTTTGGTGTCTTTGAGAAGGGAAACGTTACCCATATTCAATCGGTAGGTATGGCAAATCTCGCACATACTATTCCATTTGAAGTTGATATGCCCACTAATATAGGGTCAGTCTCTAAACAGTTCACCGCAATGGCTATATTACTCCTTGAGAAGCAAGGAAAGCTAAGCTTGACTGATGATCTTAGAAAGCACTTGCCTGAATTGCCAGAATTTAGTGATAAAATTACCATCAAACATGTGCTTACACACACCACAGGCTTACGAGAAATTTTCAATTTGTTAGGTATGCGTGGTTGGACAGGCGAGGAGTTTATTGAAAAAAATCAAGCCTTAGAGGTTGTAAAGAAACAAGTAGAGCTGCAAGTCAAACCTGGTGAAAAGATGAATTACAACAATACAGGGTTCACCTTATTATCCATCATTGTTGAGCGAGTTACAGAGCAAACATTTTCAAAGTGGATGAAAGAAAATATTTTTGAACCGCTCGACATGAACAATACCTATGTAAGACGAGACCCCGGCCACATTATTCCCAGGGCAACGCAGGGCTATGGCGTCGATGAAAATGGCTTTAGAGAGGTTGGCGATTTGTACTCCGCAGTGGGGGCCGGCGCTATTTATACTAC is from Alteromonas australica and encodes:
- a CDS encoding MBOAT family O-acyltransferase, giving the protein MRSTLSLSQYVKKRNGVPLGASHSMRNMLSRSFGAKSFPIFWQYWNPIWSYYLSRNVMRPLASFLPISLSILITFLVSGALHDLAVSVVKWNIIVFFTPWFGLMGLMVIASQKAGTSYGHLAWFIRASINATFIIVSLGVTYFVESYYA
- a CDS encoding GNAT family N-acetyltransferase, which gives rise to MLVQNNCIIARANIKEVHPNGTAEIGYRFGRNVTGKGIGSRCVTHLVNTGINLVLNQLSAVVLNNNPASSA
- a CDS encoding LysR family substrate-binding domain-containing protein, encoding MIEKGEIGHIRIGYLASACFSFIGKLVRLFSTQFPNVRVQLVEMTSQEQINAFDKHEIDVGFSRPIPSNMNTRLDCLNIYNDRLVVVVPELHALSTYEHIAISDLKDENIILLNRMSAVGLFNKISGIFHQEKINPNIISQPSNMQTLLTEVSAELGIAIAPSCVANLYTKGCLLVPLMGAEIKVPLEIQYMTNNTSIIVEEFVKMTIQNKKANQRLELMPDILVMLLYFK
- a CDS encoding type II toxin-antitoxin system TacA family antitoxin, with product MDTRIQFRVDEETKRLAQTMAESQGRTLSDACRELTEELAEQQRKIITHDQWLTEEINAAFSKLESGQSKFISHEEANLDMEARKMKIRNKAKK
- a CDS encoding FMN-binding negative transcriptional regulator, with translation MYTPKNMEMPDIHSISAFISEFGFGTLITQDLEATRLPLIFDTSENESGCIIGHMARANPQWKDLSGKKVSVLFNGPHSYISPTWYSSKPAVPTWNYASVHCFGIFHELDATETLRAINSLVHKYEPEILDSSELMPQEYIQRLLKAVVGFKVVVTEIHGKEKLGQHKKSEDQVGVYKALLGSQNNDSVQLANYMKQRGVGHGS
- a CDS encoding DUF998 domain-containing protein, which translates into the protein MNNILAYAGIIASIWIVIGIYIASRFYPNYSHSKQFCSELGAFGSPTQKLSPAINNYPLGALFVLFGYYLIITHQPHLPTVAIGVMVVIHGVCTWVCGFFPMDADAYTPSPSPSCKIHTWSGLIMLVSFIIAPLIVTFSSFYSIPLRYLSALCICGCLYFSYKLTKALELKSVPGLYQRLSYGFQILWLLIYSLFVVA
- a CDS encoding type II toxin-antitoxin system RelE/ParE family toxin; protein product: MILWEKSSLDDREAIFEFLYEFNPLAAEQTDAIIEKKVENLNQQPLMGVEREGIPGRLLIIPELSMIVSYFRKDDIIHILRVLHQKQKFPVGN
- a CDS encoding PLDc N-terminal domain-containing protein; the encoded protein is MSIWQIIIFIMLFSLTLLPVLIALTSEKAKGVQKLVWCLVSLFFSWLGFLVYYFFVVRGMSERNA
- a CDS encoding serine hydrolase domain-containing protein, yielding MVRNLLLAGALFFSGCSFALTFENKQQDKNTSIPEVANRIAMQYHQMGWFSGNLLITKDGEKVFLSSYGFQDIENQIKNSAKTRFNLGSIVKDFTKVLILQQIQAGKLTLNDKLVTFDLGFMQDNIDEITIEHLLNHRAGFADIFVAEYRENPLAFDTLDKKLKLLINRPLLFEPGTDRKYSNYGYVVLGVILEKVTGKPFEVLLQDDIFNRIGMSSTTFRPLALHQHQSKRYAYQYDSVLRHVGVTEHPSPDGGIESTVEDVQRFYHALFYTNKLLENTDSLNRRLFGMDGSQWGAYGGGLGVSAAVDIDLLNGYEIVVLANTDHLVAEYISGRVLSFLTQGEYEAIRQLEKNFAFEYYQKYGKQGFAKHFQQAYSDSGYTRFIGRTINELGMELIKTESWAEAFDMFEYLVSLFPEAPQVYDSLAFAYLSQGDKKMAKSTFSQSLAINADFESDYVSDNYGHSTTSH
- a CDS encoding CPCC family cysteine-rich protein; protein product: MLGKIVSFLKNRRIRWYEPKRAALHEQCPCCDYLSLPERGADLICPICFWEDDGQDLDNVDVPSGPNHAITLRQGRNNFHSFGACEKEMVKYVIPEHERSKFTHQPRHL
- a CDS encoding serine hydrolase domain-containing protein — protein: MKLIIVFTALISLSAYANQINDQTNSNLNSKPPQVLQQLSSVERSIKYGESHSYLIETKGSHFIFGEVEQDSIDVKIQVFAPNGLEINAFNETKVGYEPFIIDTQISGQYKILLSASEKDSSGMYSIRLIRNEVIASDLNKRLEQLLSPYDKQTTPGAVFGVFEKGNVTHIQSVGMANLAHTIPFEVDMPTNIGSVSKQFTAMAILLLEKQGKLSLTDDLRKHLPELPEFSDKITIKHVLTHTTGLREIFNLLGMRGWTGEEFIEKNQALEVVKKQVELQVKPGEKMNYNNTGFTLLSIIVERVTEQTFSKWMKENIFEPLDMNNTYVRRDPGHIIPRATQGYGVDENGFREVGDLYSAVGAGAIYTTVEDMAKWSQNYITGKLGGKNVITKLTTRGVLNNGEEQTYALGLSVNDYRGLLRYMHSGADMAHYTNYVFFPEIDKGLFLNTNNTAFNMSIWNRFVDEVVGKDFVESTEGNAEEGETKIIDLPANHLAKLTGKYKSELLGVVADIKATEEQLKIAFDDGDAQPLTTYSEKEFGFNDGQYKLTFLMNNDEASALTIKTSSDDYEFKKLEPFDPTHEQLNEYTGRYFSNELEVLYTIAINEKNKLTVKLYTSPTLELVPLEQDTFSETSMINTDLIFIRNEIGKVTKLELSNGRTQGVVFERMP